Proteins from a single region of Candidatus Binatia bacterium:
- a CDS encoding short-chain dehydrogenase, whose amino-acid sequence MRAVELAGKVALVTGASRGVGKALALALVREGVRVACAARATDASPLKLPGTIDETVRECRALGGEALAVPTNLAVEDEVVRMVEKTVEHFGRIDILVNNAAITFPGDLHIPLKRYDLIMNVNLRAPFVAIRTVVPFLTAQKSGAIVNVSSAAALHPFPGLMAYGMSKAALERLTLDVAEQLRPHGIAVNCFRIDVPVASEGFVANLPDADHSSWEPTEVPAEGIVWMLRQPPDYTGQLASMQELRRKYGIMPSRAKRPFDGNLPPVG is encoded by the coding sequence ATGCGGGCCGTGGAGCTCGCGGGGAAAGTCGCGCTCGTCACCGGGGCGAGCCGCGGCGTGGGCAAGGCGCTCGCGCTGGCCCTGGTCCGCGAAGGGGTCCGGGTCGCCTGCGCGGCGCGCGCGACGGACGCTTCGCCCCTCAAGCTTCCCGGCACGATCGACGAGACCGTGCGGGAGTGCCGCGCCCTCGGGGGCGAAGCGCTCGCCGTGCCCACCAACCTCGCCGTCGAAGACGAAGTGGTCCGCATGGTCGAGAAGACGGTCGAGCACTTCGGCCGCATCGACATCCTGGTCAACAACGCCGCCATCACCTTTCCGGGGGACCTGCACATTCCCCTCAAGCGCTACGACCTGATCATGAACGTGAATCTCCGGGCGCCCTTCGTGGCGATCCGCACGGTCGTCCCGTTTCTCACGGCGCAGAAATCCGGGGCCATCGTGAACGTCTCCTCGGCCGCTGCCCTCCATCCTTTTCCCGGGCTCATGGCCTACGGGATGTCGAAGGCGGCGCTCGAACGGCTCACGCTGGATGTCGCCGAGCAGCTCCGGCCCCACGGCATCGCCGTCAACTGCTTCCGGATCGACGTGCCGGTGGCGTCCGAGGGGTTCGTCGCGAACCTGCCCGACGCCGACCACTCGAGCTGGGAACCGACGGAGGTCCCCGCCGAGGGCATCGTCTGGATGCTCCGGCAGCCGCCCGACTACACGGGCCAGCTCGCGAGCATGCAGGAGCTCCGCCGCAAGTACGGCATCATGCCGTCAAGGGCCAAGCGCCCCTTCGACGGCAATCTCCCGCCCGTGGGCTGA
- the opgH gene encoding glucans biosynthesis glucosyltransferase H, whose product MSAAAPERAELPDWLSGPLSPERLLCDWASLHRQFVAYAESLGFPADTARRCATEACYALLGREDWKPEDFVRAGFESLRDTLERFAPAPEGVVGGRDRFLFWRLWRAALAHAGSPDEVRKAVEHGRLSLPPAPTPPLARASFVPNRLVRSGLFWRIEDGRNTPPSRRSYARERRGKPWTRVARRRRAVLLSLVFLPTLVATNFMLDVLPQRGATYLELAIALFFGALFGWISVGFWTAVTGFFLLLRKADRFAVLRDVPEEGPLPSPEARTAVVMPVCEEPPARVFAALRTMERSLRRLGAADRFDFFVLSDTADPARWLDEEFAWFRWRLSEGLPEGVFYRRRRARVERKSGNIADFCRRWGGRYRYMVVLDADSLMAGETLLRLVRAMEANPRVGMIQTAPRAFGRRSLFGRIQQFGSRLYGPVFAAGLHFWELGDGHYWGHNAIIRLEPFLRFCGLPRLPGEPPLGGEILSHDFVEAALMGRAGWEIWLAYDAEGTYEEVPSSLLEEMQRDRRWCQGNLQHLRLLFARGVFGAHRALFLNGAMAYVSAALWFVFLVLSSAEAIWQVLREPDYFPHGRSLFPEWPVWRPDWAVALVFVTAAILFLPKVLALALVFVRGRSRDFGGAAKLVGSALLESVFSALLAPIRMVFHTRFVLGNLFGKSTGWRSQRREDAETSWTEALTRHGGDTLLATVWGAGLLWLNPEFFWWLTPVLGALLFSVPLSVWASRVRWGETARRLGLFLVPEETRPPALLRDFELELRREEEAGRRLPGGVEGAVADPLRSAVHAVLRRNPRSLAPRLRERREELLRRALAGGPAALEPRELSMLLRYPRMVEALHRSLWEVLRPEESPWFRGAGLASAHGREIAVEGALGP is encoded by the coding sequence ATGAGCGCCGCGGCACCGGAGCGGGCCGAGCTCCCGGACTGGCTTTCGGGGCCGCTCTCTCCCGAGCGGCTTCTCTGCGATTGGGCGTCGCTGCACCGTCAGTTCGTGGCGTACGCGGAGTCACTCGGGTTTCCCGCCGACACGGCTCGCCGGTGCGCCACGGAAGCGTGCTACGCCCTTCTCGGTCGCGAGGACTGGAAGCCCGAGGACTTCGTCCGCGCGGGCTTCGAAAGCCTCCGTGACACGCTCGAGCGTTTCGCTCCGGCGCCGGAGGGGGTCGTGGGCGGGCGCGACCGGTTTCTCTTCTGGCGGCTCTGGCGTGCCGCGCTGGCTCACGCCGGCTCGCCCGACGAAGTGCGGAAGGCCGTGGAGCACGGCAGGCTTTCCCTGCCCCCGGCGCCGACCCCGCCCCTGGCTCGAGCGAGCTTCGTTCCGAACCGCCTGGTTCGGAGCGGGCTTTTCTGGAGGATCGAGGACGGTAGGAACACCCCTCCGAGCCGCCGCTCCTACGCTCGAGAGCGGCGTGGGAAGCCCTGGACGCGCGTGGCGCGTCGCCGGCGCGCCGTGCTTTTGTCGCTGGTCTTCCTCCCCACGCTCGTCGCCACCAACTTCATGCTCGACGTTCTTCCGCAGAGGGGGGCGACGTACCTCGAGCTTGCCATCGCGCTTTTCTTCGGCGCGCTCTTCGGCTGGATTTCGGTGGGTTTCTGGACGGCGGTCACGGGGTTTTTCCTGCTCCTCCGTAAAGCCGACCGCTTCGCCGTCCTGCGGGACGTACCCGAAGAAGGGCCCCTTCCCTCTCCGGAGGCGAGGACCGCGGTCGTCATGCCGGTCTGCGAGGAGCCGCCGGCCAGGGTCTTCGCGGCCTTGCGGACGATGGAGCGATCGTTGCGACGCCTCGGCGCGGCGGATCGGTTCGACTTCTTCGTCCTGAGCGACACCGCCGATCCCGCGCGCTGGCTCGACGAGGAGTTCGCCTGGTTCCGCTGGCGCCTCTCGGAGGGACTCCCGGAAGGCGTTTTCTACCGCCGGCGCCGCGCGAGGGTGGAACGCAAGAGCGGCAACATCGCGGATTTCTGCCGGCGCTGGGGCGGGCGCTACCGGTACATGGTGGTCCTCGATGCCGACAGCCTGATGGCGGGCGAAACCCTGCTCCGGCTCGTCCGGGCGATGGAGGCCAACCCCCGGGTCGGCATGATCCAGACGGCGCCTCGCGCCTTCGGCCGGCGGTCTCTCTTCGGCCGCATCCAACAGTTCGGCTCGCGCCTGTACGGCCCCGTCTTCGCGGCGGGGCTCCATTTCTGGGAGTTGGGCGACGGTCACTACTGGGGTCACAATGCCATCATCCGCCTCGAGCCCTTTCTCCGCTTCTGCGGCCTGCCGCGGCTTCCGGGCGAGCCGCCGCTCGGCGGAGAGATTCTGAGCCACGACTTCGTCGAGGCGGCGCTGATGGGGCGCGCGGGCTGGGAGATCTGGCTCGCCTACGACGCGGAGGGCACCTACGAGGAGGTGCCGTCCTCGCTCCTCGAGGAAATGCAGCGCGACCGTCGCTGGTGCCAGGGAAATCTCCAGCACCTGCGGCTTCTCTTCGCGCGCGGCGTCTTCGGCGCGCACCGGGCGCTTTTTCTGAACGGCGCCATGGCCTACGTCTCGGCCGCTCTCTGGTTCGTCTTTCTCGTGCTCTCGAGCGCCGAGGCAATCTGGCAGGTCCTGCGCGAGCCCGACTATTTCCCCCACGGCCGGAGCCTTTTCCCGGAGTGGCCCGTCTGGCGCCCCGACTGGGCCGTGGCTCTCGTGTTCGTGACGGCCGCGATCCTTTTCCTCCCGAAAGTGCTCGCGCTCGCCCTCGTGTTCGTGCGGGGGCGGAGCCGGGATTTCGGGGGTGCGGCGAAACTCGTGGGGAGCGCCCTTCTCGAGTCGGTTTTCTCGGCCCTGCTCGCGCCGATTCGGATGGTGTTCCACACGCGCTTCGTCCTGGGGAATCTTTTCGGGAAAAGCACGGGCTGGCGCTCGCAGAGGCGCGAAGACGCGGAGACGAGCTGGACCGAGGCTCTCACGCGGCACGGAGGCGACACGCTGCTCGCGACCGTGTGGGGAGCCGGCCTCCTCTGGCTCAACCCGGAATTTTTCTGGTGGCTCACGCCGGTTCTCGGGGCGCTTCTCTTCTCGGTCCCCCTCTCCGTCTGGGCGAGCCGCGTTCGCTGGGGAGAAACGGCGCGCAGGCTCGGGCTTTTTCTCGTGCCCGAGGAAACCCGTCCCCCGGCGCTGCTGCGCGACTTCGAGCTCGAGCTCCGGCGGGAAGAGGAAGCGGGGCGACGTCTGCCCGGGGGTGTCGAGGGGGCCGTTGCGGACCCTCTGCGGAGCGCCGTGCACGCCGTCCTTCGCCGCAATCCCCGCTCGCTCGCGCCGCGTCTGCGCGAGCGGCGGGAAGAGCTTCTGCGTCGGGCGCTCGCGGGCGGGCCTGCGGCTCTCGAGCCGCGGGAACTCTCGATGCTTCTCCGGTATCCCAGGATGGTCGAGGCCCTGCACCGCTCTCTCTGGGAGGTTCTCCGCCCCGAAGAAAGCCCGTGGTTCCGAGGCGCCGGGCTCGCTTCAGCCCACGGGCGGGAGATTGCCGTCGAAGGGGCGCTTGGCCCTTGA
- a CDS encoding peroxiredoxin, with protein sequence MLSVGDRAPEIEGTLSTGEPFRLGELRGKKHVVLYFFPRAFTPGCTRETCSFRDRTSEFHALDAEIVGVSPDPPEKQQAFAREYGVSFPFLTDRSGEIARAFGVARLGGWLPPRRVTFVVDKDGTIREVIHAELAIGHHIERALEALRALQAG encoded by the coding sequence ATGCTGTCGGTCGGTGACCGCGCGCCCGAGATCGAGGGCACGCTCTCCACGGGAGAGCCCTTCCGGCTCGGGGAGCTCAGGGGAAAGAAGCACGTCGTTCTCTATTTTTTTCCGAGGGCGTTCACACCGGGCTGCACGCGCGAGACCTGCTCCTTCCGCGACCGCACGTCGGAATTCCACGCCCTCGACGCGGAGATCGTCGGGGTAAGTCCCGATCCACCCGAAAAGCAACAGGCCTTCGCGCGGGAGTACGGCGTGAGCTTTCCTTTTCTCACGGACAGGTCGGGCGAGATCGCCCGCGCCTTCGGCGTCGCCCGGCTCGGCGGATGGTTGCCTCCGAGGCGCGTCACCTTCGTCGTCGACAAGGACGGGACCATCCGCGAGGTGATCCACGCGGAGCTCGCGATCGGGCACCATATCGAGCGGGCGCTCGAAGCCCTGCGGGCTCTCCAGGCGGGCTGA
- the mdoG gene encoding glucans biosynthesis protein G codes for MRRFAWTAALLLGLAVAPSLGASAPLDFESVVARARERAASAFEDRTRRVPPWLLEITYDQWRDIRFRPPLSLWRDRNLPFEVQFFHPGLFYDRVVEIHEVDAEGAHRVAFSPSLFDYGKNNFASRVPQDLGFAGFRLHYPIKRPDYRDEVIVFLGASYFRAVGRDNVFGVSARGLALDTAEPRGEEFPFFEEFWLVRPSRRAEAAEIWALLESPRAAGAYRFVVYPGIETVVRVDARLFFREEVGKVGLAPLTGMFFYGENSRERPDDYRPEVHDVDGLSILTKEGEWLWRPLDNPPRLRVTSFEAADVGGFGLFQRDRDFDHYQDLETRPDLRPSVWVAPSGKWGEGRVELVEIPVKEETNDNVVAYWVPSRALEPGKEHRFRYDVSWFSDHPARPPGGRAVATRVDRGTGEDLRRIIVDFEGGALKKIPRDHVLEGVLTLGDPSRFVEQQVIPNPVSGGWRLVFQVRRPSQPLEMRAFLRKGRDALTETWSYLLEP; via the coding sequence ATGCGTCGCTTTGCTTGGACGGCGGCCCTTCTTCTCGGTTTGGCCGTCGCGCCGAGCCTCGGCGCGAGCGCGCCCCTCGATTTCGAATCCGTCGTCGCAAGGGCGCGGGAGAGGGCGGCGTCCGCTTTCGAGGATCGGACCCGGCGCGTGCCACCGTGGCTCCTCGAGATCACCTACGACCAGTGGCGCGACATCCGCTTTCGGCCGCCGCTTTCGCTCTGGAGGGACCGGAACCTCCCCTTCGAAGTGCAGTTCTTCCATCCCGGCCTCTTCTACGACCGGGTCGTCGAAATTCACGAAGTCGACGCCGAAGGCGCGCACCGCGTCGCATTTTCCCCCTCTCTTTTCGACTACGGCAAGAACAACTTCGCGAGTCGGGTTCCGCAAGATCTCGGCTTCGCGGGGTTTCGCCTCCACTATCCGATCAAGCGTCCCGACTACCGCGACGAGGTGATCGTGTTTCTCGGAGCTTCGTACTTCCGGGCGGTGGGGCGCGACAACGTTTTCGGCGTCTCCGCCCGGGGACTCGCCCTCGACACGGCCGAGCCTCGGGGAGAGGAGTTCCCCTTTTTCGAGGAGTTCTGGCTCGTGCGACCGAGCCGCCGGGCCGAGGCCGCCGAAATCTGGGCCCTGCTCGAAAGCCCGCGGGCAGCGGGTGCCTACCGGTTCGTCGTCTATCCGGGCATCGAGACGGTGGTGCGAGTGGACGCCCGGCTCTTTTTTCGCGAAGAGGTGGGCAAAGTGGGCCTGGCCCCGCTCACGGGGATGTTCTTTTACGGCGAGAACAGCCGGGAAAGGCCCGACGACTACCGGCCCGAGGTCCACGACGTCGACGGCCTCTCGATTCTCACCAAGGAGGGCGAGTGGCTCTGGCGGCCTCTCGACAACCCGCCCCGGCTACGGGTCACCTCGTTCGAGGCCGCCGACGTCGGCGGTTTCGGGCTCTTTCAGAGGGATCGGGACTTCGACCACTATCAGGATCTCGAGACCCGGCCCGACTTGCGGCCGAGCGTGTGGGTGGCACCGAGTGGAAAGTGGGGAGAGGGACGGGTGGAGCTCGTGGAAATCCCCGTCAAGGAAGAAACGAACGACAACGTCGTGGCGTACTGGGTGCCCTCCCGAGCACTCGAGCCCGGAAAAGAACACCGGTTCCGGTACGACGTGTCGTGGTTTTCCGACCATCCCGCCCGCCCGCCCGGGGGGAGGGCCGTGGCGACGCGGGTGGACCGCGGGACGGGAGAGGACCTTCGGCGAATCATCGTGGACTTCGAGGGCGGAGCGTTGAAGAAAATCCCCCGGGACCACGTCCTGGAAGGTGTGTTGACCCTTGGCGACCCTTCTCGCTTCGTCGAGCAGCAGGTGATCCCCAACCCGGTGAGCGGCGGCTGGAGGCTCGTTTTCCAGGTCCGGAGACCTTCGCAGCCTCTCGAGATGCGGGCCTTTCTCCGCAAGGGAAGGGACGCCTTGACGGAAACCTGGAGCTACCTTCTCGAGCCATGA
- the murE gene encoding UDP-N-acetylmuramoyl-L-alanyl-D-glutamate--2,6-diaminopimelate ligase, with the protein MKTLREILADLPVLEARGSLDVPVRGIKEDSRKVEPGDLFVCLPGYRKPGGETRADRHEFVPEALARGASAFVVERDLPLPETVTVVRVAHAWRAIAELSCRFYDHPSRELLVVGITGTSGKTSTAYYVEGILLASGKPTARIGTVEYKLPLETRAAPQTTPEAPELQALLREARQQGGRAAVMEVSSHALALHRVDGIEFDAAVFTNLSQDHLNFHESMEEYLSAKLRLFELLGRGLAVLHADDPASAAVRKAARRATVLTYGRGTTCDVRAEDVRLGGRGLVFSARTPVGTAEVELRSVADFSVENALGALATGIGLGLPLEVAVRGLETTPQVPGRFEVVDPGADFLVVVDYAHKPAALETVLRTARKLASGRVLCVFGCGGDRDRSKRPQMGRVAARLADLVVVTSDNPRTEDPEAIIGEILTGIPGDALPRTLVEPDRRRAIERAVELARPGDVVLVAGKGHETYQIVGSRRLPFDDREVAREALARLRKIPKKLTR; encoded by the coding sequence ATGAAGACGCTGCGAGAAATCCTCGCCGACCTCCCCGTGCTCGAAGCCAGAGGGTCTCTCGACGTGCCGGTGCGGGGGATCAAGGAAGACTCCCGCAAGGTGGAGCCCGGAGACCTCTTCGTCTGCCTCCCGGGCTACCGCAAGCCGGGCGGGGAAACGAGAGCCGACCGGCACGAGTTCGTCCCCGAAGCGCTCGCGCGGGGGGCGAGTGCCTTCGTCGTCGAACGCGATCTTCCCCTTCCCGAGACGGTGACGGTCGTTCGGGTCGCTCATGCCTGGAGGGCCATCGCGGAGCTTTCCTGTCGTTTTTACGACCACCCGTCGCGGGAACTCCTGGTCGTCGGGATCACGGGAACGAGTGGGAAGACGTCCACGGCTTACTACGTCGAAGGCATCCTCCTCGCCTCCGGCAAGCCGACGGCGCGCATCGGAACCGTCGAGTACAAGCTCCCGCTCGAGACCCGTGCGGCTCCGCAGACCACCCCGGAAGCACCCGAGCTCCAGGCCCTTCTTCGCGAGGCGCGGCAACAGGGGGGGCGCGCGGCCGTGATGGAGGTGTCTTCCCACGCCCTCGCACTCCACAGGGTGGACGGCATCGAGTTCGACGCCGCCGTCTTCACGAACCTGAGCCAGGACCACCTGAACTTCCACGAAAGCATGGAGGAGTACCTTTCGGCGAAGCTCAGGCTTTTCGAGCTCCTCGGCCGGGGGCTCGCCGTCCTTCACGCCGACGACCCGGCTTCCGCCGCCGTGCGAAAAGCCGCACGCCGCGCCACCGTGCTCACGTACGGACGCGGAACGACTTGCGACGTGCGGGCGGAAGACGTGCGCCTCGGAGGCCGGGGACTCGTTTTCTCCGCCCGGACACCCGTGGGCACGGCGGAGGTCGAGCTTCGCTCGGTCGCCGACTTTTCCGTGGAAAACGCGCTCGGGGCTCTCGCCACCGGGATCGGGCTCGGCCTGCCGCTCGAGGTCGCGGTCCGGGGCCTGGAGACGACCCCACAGGTCCCGGGACGCTTCGAGGTGGTGGACCCCGGGGCGGACTTCCTGGTCGTCGTGGACTATGCCCACAAGCCCGCAGCCCTCGAGACCGTGCTCCGAACGGCCCGAAAGCTCGCGTCGGGACGCGTCCTCTGCGTTTTCGGCTGCGGCGGTGACCGGGACCGCAGCAAGCGGCCGCAAATGGGGCGGGTGGCGGCTCGGCTGGCCGACCTCGTAGTGGTGACCTCCGACAATCCGCGCACGGAGGACCCCGAGGCCATCATCGGGGAGATCCTGACGGGAATCCCCGGGGACGCGCTGCCCCGGACTCTCGTAGAGCCGGATCGGCGGCGGGCGATCGAGCGTGCAGTGGAGCTGGCCCGGCCGGGAGACGTCGTGCTCGTGGCCGGAAAAGGCCACGAAACCTACCAGATCGTGGGCTCCCGGCGGCTTCCGTTCGACGACCGCGAGGTGGCCCGGGAGGCACTCGCGCGGCTTCGCAAAATCCCGAAAAAGCTTACCAGATGA
- the ndoA gene encoding (2Fe-2S)-binding protein, translating to MGRWVKVASADELPPGTAKAVEVEGRTIALFHVEGTFFAIDDACPHQGGPLSEGEVQGTEVTCPWHAANFDLRTGEVLSGPAREGVRAYATRVVGSDVEVELES from the coding sequence ATGGGTCGATGGGTCAAGGTCGCCAGCGCGGACGAACTCCCTCCAGGGACGGCCAAAGCCGTCGAGGTCGAAGGCAGGACCATAGCGCTCTTCCACGTCGAGGGGACTTTTTTCGCCATCGACGACGCGTGCCCGCACCAAGGCGGGCCTCTCTCCGAAGGAGAGGTCCAGGGCACGGAAGTCACCTGCCCGTGGCATGCGGCGAACTTCGACCTCCGTACCGGCGAGGTGCTCTCGGGTCCCGCTCGCGAAGGGGTACGCGCGTACGCAACGAGGGTGGTGGGCTCCGACGTCGAAGTCGAGCTCGAAAGCTGA
- the gyrA gene encoding DNA gyrase subunit A — translation METKGQRIPVNIEDEMRQSYMDYAMSVIIGRALPDARDGLKPVHRRVLYAMYDLGNDWNRPYKKSARVVGDVIGKYHPHGDAAVYDTVVRMAQDFSLRYPLIDGQGNFGSVDGDPPAAMRYTEVRMARIAGEMLADIDKETVDFVPNYDETIEEPVVLPARIPNLLVNGSSGIAVGMATNIPPHNLREIVDALVALVRNPGITVRELMQFVPGPDFPTAGFVYGREAIAEAYETGRGILTMRGRVTTEVDERSGKTSLVVHEIPYQVNKARLIERIAELVNERQIEGIADLRDESDRSGMRVVIELKRDAVPEVVLNQLWKQTPLQETFGVIMLAIVGGRPRVLNLKEALQVFLDHRKEVVTRRTAFELRKAEERLHVLEGLKTAIENLDLVLELVRSAPDPGTAKEGLVARLGLSETQAQAVLDMRLQRLTNLERDKIVEEHAEVGRQIARYREILADEREVLEIVVQELQEIRAQYGDDRRTEIVDGVTEISVEDMIADEDMVVTVSHQGYIKRQPVALYRAQRRGGKGKIGATTKEEDFVEDLFVASTHAYILFFTTAGKVYWAKVHEIPQGGRAARGKAIVNLLRLSPEERISAFLPVREFTPGRFVFFATRKGTVKKTPLEAFANPRRSGIVAISLDEGDEVVGVRLTTGEQEVILSTRGGQAIRFHEAEVRPMGRSARGVRGISLEEGDEVVSLDVVQTGATLLAVSERGYGKRTVTTEYRRQGRGGKGIITMRVTEKTGPVVGVRMVTDEDDVMLITDGGKVIRTPVKGISVIGRNTQGVRLFDLEPGERVVGVARLAEKDEEEGGQTEPASSAEPEGA, via the coding sequence ATGGAAACGAAAGGCCAGCGAATCCCGGTCAACATCGAAGACGAGATGCGGCAGTCCTACATGGACTACGCCATGTCCGTCATCATCGGCCGGGCCCTGCCCGACGCACGCGACGGACTCAAGCCGGTGCACCGTCGCGTCCTCTACGCGATGTACGACCTCGGCAACGACTGGAACCGGCCCTACAAGAAGTCGGCGCGTGTCGTCGGAGACGTGATCGGGAAGTACCACCCGCACGGTGACGCGGCGGTCTACGACACCGTGGTTCGCATGGCGCAGGATTTCTCCCTTCGCTATCCCTTGATCGACGGACAGGGCAACTTCGGATCCGTCGACGGCGATCCTCCTGCGGCCATGCGCTACACGGAGGTCCGCATGGCGCGGATCGCCGGCGAGATGCTCGCCGACATCGACAAGGAAACCGTCGACTTCGTGCCGAACTACGACGAGACCATCGAGGAACCCGTCGTGCTTCCCGCCCGGATCCCCAACCTGCTCGTGAACGGGTCCTCCGGCATCGCCGTGGGCATGGCGACGAACATCCCGCCGCACAATCTCCGCGAGATCGTGGACGCCCTGGTCGCGCTCGTCCGCAACCCCGGCATCACCGTGCGCGAGCTCATGCAGTTCGTGCCGGGTCCGGACTTCCCCACCGCGGGATTCGTGTACGGCCGCGAGGCGATCGCGGAGGCGTACGAGACCGGCCGGGGCATTCTCACGATGCGCGGCCGGGTGACCACGGAGGTCGACGAGCGCTCGGGCAAGACGAGCCTCGTCGTCCACGAGATTCCGTACCAGGTCAACAAGGCGAGGCTGATCGAGCGGATCGCGGAGCTCGTGAACGAGCGGCAGATCGAGGGCATCGCCGACCTCCGGGACGAAAGCGACCGGAGCGGGATGCGGGTCGTGATCGAACTCAAGCGAGACGCCGTACCCGAAGTGGTCCTGAACCAGCTCTGGAAGCAGACCCCCCTGCAGGAGACCTTCGGCGTCATCATGCTCGCCATCGTCGGAGGCCGCCCGCGCGTTCTCAACCTGAAAGAGGCACTCCAGGTCTTTCTCGACCACCGCAAGGAGGTCGTCACCCGTCGCACGGCCTTCGAGCTCCGCAAGGCCGAGGAGCGGCTGCACGTGCTCGAGGGCCTGAAGACCGCGATCGAGAACCTGGACCTGGTGCTCGAGCTCGTCCGGTCGGCCCCGGATCCCGGGACCGCCAAGGAGGGGCTCGTCGCGCGGCTCGGCCTCTCGGAGACGCAGGCCCAAGCCGTGCTGGACATGAGGCTCCAGCGCCTGACGAATCTCGAGCGGGACAAGATCGTCGAGGAACACGCGGAGGTGGGCCGGCAGATCGCCCGCTACCGTGAGATTCTCGCCGACGAGCGGGAAGTGCTCGAGATCGTCGTCCAGGAGCTCCAGGAGATCCGGGCGCAGTACGGCGACGACCGCAGGACGGAGATCGTGGACGGCGTCACGGAGATTTCCGTCGAAGACATGATCGCCGACGAGGACATGGTGGTCACCGTCTCGCACCAGGGTTACATCAAGCGTCAGCCCGTGGCGCTCTACCGGGCACAACGCCGCGGCGGGAAGGGCAAGATCGGGGCGACGACCAAGGAAGAGGACTTCGTCGAGGATCTTTTCGTCGCGTCGACCCACGCCTACATCCTTTTTTTCACCACCGCGGGAAAGGTCTACTGGGCGAAGGTCCACGAGATCCCGCAAGGGGGCCGTGCGGCGCGGGGGAAGGCGATCGTGAACCTCCTGCGGCTGTCCCCCGAAGAGAGAATCTCCGCCTTCCTTCCGGTCAGGGAATTCACGCCCGGACGCTTCGTCTTTTTCGCGACCCGCAAGGGGACCGTGAAGAAGACTCCGCTGGAGGCGTTCGCCAATCCCAGAAGGTCCGGGATCGTGGCCATCTCGCTCGACGAGGGGGACGAAGTCGTCGGCGTAAGGCTCACGACGGGCGAGCAGGAAGTGATCCTCTCCACCCGCGGCGGCCAGGCCATCCGATTCCACGAAGCGGAGGTCCGGCCCATGGGACGCTCGGCTCGGGGCGTGCGGGGGATTTCTCTCGAGGAGGGTGACGAGGTCGTCTCGCTCGACGTGGTGCAAACCGGCGCCACGCTCCTGGCCGTGTCCGAGCGGGGGTACGGGAAGCGCACGGTGACGACGGAGTATCGGCGGCAAGGTCGAGGGGGAAAGGGGATCATCACGATGCGGGTCACGGAGAAGACGGGGCCCGTCGTGGGTGTGCGGATGGTGACGGACGAGGACGACGTGATGCTGATCACCGACGGCGGCAAGGTGATCCGAACGCCTGTCAAGGGGATTTCGGTGATCGGCCGCAACACGCAGGGCGTCAGGCTCTTCGACCTCGAGCCCGGCGAGCGCGTGGTCGGAGTCGCGAGGCTGGCCGAAAAAGACGAGGAGGAAGGCGGGCAGACCGAGCCGGCGTCTTCCGCCGAGCCGGAAGGCGCATGA
- a CDS encoding 3-hydroxyacyl-CoA dehydrogenase: MRLENSVAVVTGGASGLGEATVRLLVRRGAKVAILDRQEPGFLEALGELGLFFRTDVTEEAGVREALARTAERFGPLRVLVNCAGVGAAMRTVTKEGPMPLDLFRKVVEVNLVGTFNVLRLAAAEMAKNQPEEDGERGVIVNTASIAAFDGQIGQVAYAASKAGVVGLTLPVARDLASLGIRCVTVAPGTFDTPMLALLPREARDHLAAQIPFPRRLGRPEEFASLVCHIVENPMLNGETIRLDGALRMPPR, encoded by the coding sequence GTGCGGCTCGAAAACAGCGTGGCCGTCGTCACCGGAGGGGCCTCGGGTCTAGGAGAAGCCACCGTTCGGCTGCTCGTGCGCCGCGGCGCGAAGGTCGCCATCCTCGACCGGCAGGAGCCGGGGTTCCTCGAAGCCCTGGGCGAGCTCGGCCTGTTCTTCCGGACCGACGTCACCGAGGAAGCCGGGGTGCGCGAGGCCCTTGCTCGGACGGCGGAGCGGTTCGGCCCCCTGCGCGTGCTCGTGAATTGTGCCGGGGTGGGCGCCGCCATGCGGACCGTGACCAAGGAGGGACCGATGCCGCTCGATCTCTTCCGGAAGGTCGTCGAGGTGAACCTCGTCGGCACGTTCAACGTCCTCAGGCTCGCTGCCGCCGAGATGGCGAAAAACCAGCCCGAGGAAGACGGCGAGCGGGGCGTCATCGTGAACACGGCCTCGATTGCGGCCTTCGACGGCCAGATCGGCCAGGTCGCCTACGCGGCATCGAAGGCCGGCGTCGTCGGGCTGACTTTGCCCGTGGCACGCGACCTCGCGTCGCTCGGGATCCGGTGCGTGACGGTGGCACCGGGGACGTTCGACACGCCGATGCTCGCGCTGCTCCCCCGGGAAGCACGCGACCACCTGGCCGCGCAAATCCCCTTTCCGCGCCGGCTCGGCCGCCCCGAGGAGTTCGCTTCGCTGGTCTGCCACATCGTCGAGAACCCGATGCTGAACGGAGAGACGATCCGACTCGACGGCGCCCTCCGCATGCCTCCGCGCTGA